In a single window of the Mucilaginibacter defluvii genome:
- a CDS encoding homoserine O-acetyltransferase family protein: MSTEIYRHKQKFTLESGKELRQLEIGFNTYGKLNQNRDNVIWVCHALTANSDVLDWWKGLFGAEDFFNPEEHFIVCANILGSPYGSTNPLSVNPVTGQPYYLAFPEITIRDMVKAHRLLATHLGINSIEVLIGGSLGGQQAMEWAITEPGKIKNLILIATNGKHSPWGIAFNESQRLAISTDRTFYANTPRGGEKGLKAARSMALLSYRGYKAYNITQQEDSNNLTDGYKASSYQNYQGQKLVNRYNAYSYWYLTKVMDSHNVGRNRTSVDKALSLITAKTLVIGITSDLLFPIEEQRYLFQHIPKAAFAEFDSFYGHDGFLIETEALTNIIRSFLKTDVKGKIIELQQTA; this comes from the coding sequence ATGAGTACTGAAATATACAGGCATAAACAAAAATTCACACTTGAATCGGGCAAGGAGCTGCGCCAGTTGGAAATAGGTTTTAATACCTATGGCAAGCTTAACCAAAACCGTGATAATGTAATTTGGGTATGCCACGCGCTTACAGCCAATTCGGATGTGCTTGATTGGTGGAAAGGACTGTTTGGCGCCGAAGACTTTTTTAATCCGGAGGAGCACTTTATTGTATGCGCCAATATATTGGGTTCTCCATATGGCTCAACCAATCCTTTAAGCGTTAACCCGGTAACCGGGCAGCCTTATTATCTGGCTTTCCCGGAGATTACGATACGCGATATGGTTAAAGCTCATCGTCTGTTGGCCACGCATTTGGGCATCAATAGTATCGAAGTTTTAATAGGCGGATCATTAGGCGGACAGCAAGCCATGGAATGGGCCATCACGGAACCTGGAAAGATCAAGAACCTGATACTCATTGCCACAAACGGTAAACACTCACCATGGGGCATTGCCTTTAACGAGTCGCAACGTTTGGCCATCAGTACCGACCGCACCTTTTATGCCAATACACCACGCGGCGGCGAAAAAGGCCTGAAAGCCGCGCGTAGCATGGCTTTACTTTCATACCGTGGATATAAGGCATACAATATCACTCAGCAGGAAGATAGTAACAACCTTACCGATGGCTATAAAGCATCGAGCTATCAAAATTATCAGGGCCAAAAACTGGTAAACAGGTATAACGCCTACAGCTACTGGTACTTAACCAAGGTTATGGATTCGCACAACGTTGGCCGTAACCGTACCAGTGTTGATAAAGCGCTGAGCCTGATCACAGCCAAGACACTGGTTATCGGCATAACATCCGACCTGTTGTTCCCGATTGAAGAGCAGCGGTATTTATTTCAGCACATACCTAAGGCTGCATTTGCCGAGTTCGACTCATTTTACGGGCACGACGGATTTTTAATTGAAACAGAAGCATTAACAAATATTATCAGATCATTCCTGAAAACTGACGTTAAGGGAAAAATTATTGAATTGCAACAAACAGCATAA
- a CDS encoding O-acetylhomoserine aminocarboxypropyltransferase/cysteine synthase, whose amino-acid sequence MSATNLKFETLQLHAGQEVDAVTGSRAVPLYQTTSYVFNSAEHGANLFALREFGNIYTRLMNPTTDVFEKRVAALEGGVAALATSSGQAAQFLALNNILQAGDNFVTSPFLYGGTYNQFKVSFKRLGIEARFAKNDSAESIEALINEGTKAIYLETIGNPGFNIPDFEKIAAVANKHDLPLIVDNTFGAAGYLFRPLEHGAHVVVQSATKWIGGHGTSIGGVIVDGGNYNWGNGKFSQFTQPSDGYHGLIFNDVFGIGGPFGNIQYIIRARVEGLRDFGPSQSPFNSWLLIQGLETLSLRVQRHVDNALELAKWLELHPLVAKVNYPGLTSSPYHELAKKYLSNGFGAVLSFEVKGEKANATAVIDNLKLVSHLANVGDAKTLIIQPSATTHQQLSDNEQLAAGVTPALLRVAVGIEHIDDIKADFEQAFAKIEQKEPSLT is encoded by the coding sequence ATGTCTGCTACAAACCTTAAATTCGAAACATTACAATTACACGCCGGTCAGGAAGTTGATGCCGTTACAGGTTCACGCGCTGTACCGCTATATCAAACTACATCTTACGTATTTAACAGTGCTGAGCATGGCGCCAACCTATTTGCTTTAAGGGAATTCGGTAACATATATACCCGCCTGATGAATCCTACTACCGATGTGTTTGAGAAACGCGTCGCGGCATTAGAAGGTGGTGTAGCAGCTTTGGCTACATCATCGGGCCAGGCAGCACAGTTTTTAGCGCTTAACAATATTCTGCAAGCGGGCGATAACTTTGTTACCTCGCCATTTTTATACGGCGGTACTTACAATCAGTTCAAAGTATCATTCAAAAGGTTAGGTATCGAAGCTCGTTTTGCCAAAAATGATTCGGCAGAAAGCATTGAAGCCTTAATTAATGAGGGTACCAAAGCTATCTATCTCGAAACGATCGGTAACCCGGGATTTAACATTCCTGATTTTGAAAAAATAGCAGCCGTTGCCAACAAGCACGATCTGCCTTTAATAGTTGACAATACCTTTGGCGCTGCCGGTTACCTGTTCCGCCCGTTGGAGCATGGTGCGCATGTAGTAGTACAATCAGCCACTAAATGGATTGGCGGGCATGGCACCAGCATAGGCGGCGTTATTGTTGATGGCGGTAATTACAACTGGGGCAATGGTAAATTTTCGCAATTCACCCAACCGTCCGACGGTTATCATGGCTTGATATTTAATGACGTGTTCGGCATTGGCGGCCCGTTTGGTAATATTCAATATATTATTCGCGCCCGTGTTGAAGGACTGCGTGATTTTGGCCCGTCGCAGTCACCATTTAATTCATGGTTATTGATCCAAGGTTTAGAAACGCTATCGCTGCGCGTGCAACGCCATGTTGACAACGCGCTCGAACTGGCCAAATGGCTTGAGCTGCATCCGTTAGTTGCCAAAGTAAATTATCCGGGCCTTACATCTTCACCTTACCACGAACTGGCTAAAAAATACTTAAGCAATGGCTTCGGAGCCGTTTTGTCCTTTGAAGTTAAGGGCGAAAAGGCAAATGCCACGGCGGTAATTGATAATCTTAAACTGGTAAGCCATTTGGCTAACGTGGGCGATGCCAAAACTCTGATCATCCAACCATCTGCAACCACGCATCAGCAATTAAGTGATAATGAACAGCTTGCGGCCGGTGTTACACCCGCATTGTTGCGTGTAGCTGTCGGTATTGAACATATTGATGATATAAAAGCTGATTTTGAGCAGGCTTTTGCCAAAATTGAACAAAAAGAACCAAGCCTTACATAG